One segment of Leptospira kirschneri serovar Cynopteri str. 3522 CT DNA contains the following:
- the zapE gene encoding AFG1/ZapE family ATPase, producing MILKKYTPIQEGSPDCSHCGGVGFFLTENVVGTSSGVLSICHCISENCPCNGKPPWRIYDHTLSKMVPCVCHNARMELGHLESIFRKSGIPPKYRYRTLDQADHGTDVGISFTIAHDWANELVHRWSDSNIHSQGLYLWGGPGTGKTLLACIILNELIFRYKTNCKYAKINRDFLNTLRETYQKDSETHGMEKTIETLFAEVEVLVLDDFGVQKESDWSNSKLYDLIDARYEQEKLTILTSNTSPAEWKDKAEGRIYSRLKEMTQEIHLECSDYRLKLSESGGRK from the coding sequence ATGATTCTCAAAAAATACACACCTATTCAAGAAGGTTCTCCCGATTGTTCACACTGTGGCGGGGTTGGGTTTTTCCTAACGGAGAATGTTGTCGGAACTAGTTCTGGTGTACTTTCCATTTGCCACTGCATTTCTGAAAATTGTCCGTGTAATGGTAAACCTCCATGGAGAATTTATGACCACACACTTAGTAAGATGGTGCCTTGTGTTTGCCATAACGCTAGAATGGAGCTTGGTCATCTCGAAAGTATATTCAGAAAATCTGGAATTCCACCTAAGTATAGATATAGAACCTTAGATCAAGCGGATCATGGAACCGATGTAGGAATCTCGTTTACGATCGCTCACGATTGGGCGAACGAGTTGGTTCATAGATGGTCGGATTCTAATATTCATTCCCAAGGATTGTATCTCTGGGGCGGACCTGGAACAGGAAAAACACTACTTGCGTGTATTATATTAAACGAATTGATTTTTAGGTATAAAACAAATTGCAAGTATGCGAAGATCAACAGGGATTTTCTAAACACTTTACGCGAAACTTATCAAAAAGATTCCGAAACTCACGGAATGGAAAAGACGATCGAAACTTTATTTGCGGAAGTCGAAGTATTGGTGTTAGACGATTTTGGGGTTCAAAAAGAATCCGATTGGTCCAATTCCAAATTGTACGATCTGATCGACGCAAGATACGAACAGGAAAAACTCACCATTCTTACTTCGAACACTTCACCTGCCGAATGGAAAGACAAAGCGGAAGGAAGGATTTATTCCAGACTTAAGGAGATGACGCAGGAAATTCATCTGGAATGCTCCGATTATCGTTTGAAACTTTCCGAATCGGGAGGAAGAAAATGA
- the gmd gene encoding GDP-mannose 4,6-dehydratase, translating to MKKALITGITGQDGSYLTEFLLQKGYQVHGIVRRSSMFNRARIEHLRGNSNLVLHYGDLTDSSNLNRILEKVSPDEIYNLAAQSHVGVSFEVPEYTAEADAVGTLRILDAIKQIGVKSRFYQASTSELYGKVQAIPQTETTPFYPRSPYAVAKLYAYWAVVNYREAFGIHASNGILFNHESPRRGEGFVTRKITLGVANLVAKKGGPIQLGNMDAKRDWGYAPDYVEMMWMMLQQPEADDYVVATNETHTVREFVEKSFGFIGIQVRWEGKGDSEKGFDAKSGQLLVEVNPKFYRPTEVDILIGDPAKAKKKLGWEPKVKFEELVKIMTKADCESVGIKI from the coding sequence ATGAAAAAAGCTCTCATAACAGGGATTACAGGACAAGACGGATCCTATTTAACTGAATTTTTACTTCAGAAAGGTTATCAAGTTCATGGAATTGTTAGAAGATCTAGTATGTTCAACCGAGCGAGAATCGAACATCTACGTGGGAATTCCAATCTTGTTCTACATTATGGAGATTTAACCGATTCGAGCAATTTAAACCGAATTTTGGAAAAGGTTTCTCCGGACGAAATTTACAATCTCGCGGCTCAATCACACGTAGGAGTCTCTTTTGAGGTTCCGGAATATACTGCTGAAGCGGACGCGGTAGGAACGCTTCGAATTTTAGATGCAATCAAACAGATCGGAGTGAAGAGTCGATTTTATCAGGCTTCTACGTCTGAACTTTACGGAAAAGTGCAAGCAATTCCACAAACGGAAACAACTCCGTTTTATCCTAGATCACCGTACGCGGTGGCAAAGTTATATGCTTATTGGGCTGTAGTAAATTATAGAGAGGCATTTGGGATTCATGCTTCTAATGGAATCCTTTTCAACCACGAATCGCCTAGACGTGGAGAAGGGTTTGTGACAAGAAAGATTACTCTTGGAGTTGCTAATCTAGTCGCTAAAAAAGGTGGCCCCATTCAGCTCGGAAACATGGACGCAAAAAGAGACTGGGGATACGCGCCCGACTATGTAGAAATGATGTGGATGATGTTACAACAACCGGAAGCGGATGATTATGTAGTGGCGACTAACGAAACACATACGGTAAGGGAGTTTGTGGAAAAGTCATTTGGATTTATAGGAATTCAAGTGCGCTGGGAAGGAAAAGGAGATTCCGAAAAGGGATTTGATGCAAAATCTGGGCAGTTGCTCGTAGAAGTGAATCCAAAGTTTTATCGCCCAACGGAAGTGGATATTTTGATCGGAGATCCCGCAAAAGCAAAAAAGAAATTGGGTTGGGAACCGAAAGTAAAATTTGAAGAACTGGTCAAGATTATGACCAAGGCGGACTGCGAGTCGGTTGGAATCAAGATTTAA
- a CDS encoding Hpt domain-containing protein: MLVDWNRLDSLKQGDDEEEAAWLREMVESLLTNMEVRVNNIVHFTKEKKDAELQAELHQTKGVSANFGLEDLRTLVAEAERFLKAGDQDQSYNLSLKMPSIWQQTKEELKKKFGIV; encoded by the coding sequence ATGCTCGTGGACTGGAATAGACTAGATTCTTTGAAGCAAGGAGACGATGAAGAAGAAGCCGCTTGGCTCAGGGAAATGGTCGAATCCCTTCTTACGAACATGGAAGTTCGAGTTAATAATATCGTTCATTTTACAAAAGAAAAAAAAGACGCTGAACTTCAAGCAGAACTTCATCAAACCAAAGGTGTTTCGGCTAACTTCGGCTTAGAAGACTTAAGAACTTTAGTCGCAGAAGCGGAACGTTTTCTCAAAGCAGGAGATCAAGATCAGTCTTATAATTTGAGTCTAAAAATGCCGTCGATTTGGCAACAAACTAAAGAAGAACTCAAAAAGAAATTTGGAATCGTATAA
- the folK gene encoding 2-amino-4-hydroxy-6-hydroxymethyldihydropteridine diphosphokinase, whose amino-acid sequence MKQAFLSLGSNLGNRTEFLKIAVRKLKNTIGIEILKESPPLNTAPLEVTDQPEFLNQIIKIETSLNPEELLEVALRIEKEMGRLRKIDKGPREIDIDILSYEGVEINTQALTLPHHSLLTRPFIREILESIGEQSLYEHFARGKYEKHT is encoded by the coding sequence ATGAAACAAGCCTTCCTTTCCTTAGGATCCAATCTTGGAAACCGCACCGAGTTTTTAAAAATTGCAGTTCGTAAATTAAAGAACACGATCGGTATCGAAATTCTCAAAGAATCACCACCGTTGAACACGGCTCCTTTGGAAGTTACAGATCAACCTGAATTCCTAAATCAAATTATAAAAATTGAAACTAGTCTGAATCCGGAAGAACTGTTGGAAGTGGCTCTTAGAATTGAAAAAGAAATGGGTCGTCTTCGTAAGATAGACAAAGGACCAAGGGAAATCGACATAGATATTCTTTCTTATGAAGGAGTTGAGATAAATACTCAAGCATTAACTCTTCCTCATCATTCCCTTTTGACTCGTCCTTTTATCAGAGAGATTTTAGAATCGATCGGTGAACAGTCATTATATGAACATTTTGCGAGAGGCAAATATGAAAAACATACATAA
- the panB gene encoding 3-methyl-2-oxobutanoate hydroxymethyltransferase, with amino-acid sequence MKNIHKIFSPEKKGKEKISVVTCYDFSFARILNETEIDSILVGDSLGMVFQGNTSTLPVTLEEMIYHTKAVRRGAPDKFLIADLPFLSYQTSIEEGICSAGKMMKETDCDAVKIEGGSEFICELVSILKQIGVPVMGHVGLTPQSVHVFGGHRVQGKGEESSSKLLRESISLFESGVFSMVLEMIPAELGKKVSQEVGVPTIGIGAGSDCDGQVLVLNDLLGLDINFQPKFLKKFSNLHSIVKEAIADYDKEVKSGEFPGKDHSF; translated from the coding sequence ATGAAAAACATACATAAGATTTTTTCTCCCGAAAAGAAAGGAAAAGAAAAAATTTCCGTAGTGACATGTTATGATTTCAGCTTTGCTAGAATTTTAAACGAAACTGAAATCGATTCTATCCTTGTTGGAGATTCGCTGGGAATGGTTTTTCAAGGAAATACGAGTACTCTCCCGGTCACTTTAGAAGAAATGATTTATCATACGAAAGCCGTCCGTCGAGGCGCGCCCGACAAGTTTCTGATCGCCGATTTACCTTTTTTAAGTTATCAGACTTCTATCGAAGAAGGGATTTGTTCTGCCGGAAAGATGATGAAGGAAACGGATTGTGACGCAGTTAAAATAGAAGGTGGTTCCGAATTTATCTGCGAGTTGGTTTCTATTCTCAAACAAATTGGAGTTCCTGTGATGGGGCATGTAGGGTTGACTCCTCAGAGTGTACATGTGTTTGGCGGTCATCGGGTTCAAGGCAAAGGAGAAGAATCGAGTTCTAAACTACTCAGAGAATCGATTTCTCTTTTTGAGTCTGGTGTTTTCTCGATGGTTCTGGAAATGATTCCCGCCGAACTAGGAAAAAAAGTAAGTCAAGAAGTAGGTGTTCCTACAATCGGGATCGGAGCCGGTTCGGATTGTGACGGACAGGTTTTGGTTTTAAACGATTTACTTGGATTGGATATAAACTTTCAACCTAAGTTTTTAAAGAAATTTTCCAATCTGCATTCTATCGTAAAGGAAGCGATCGCAGATTATGATAAAGAAGTAAAATCTGGAGAGTTTCCAGGGAAAGATCATAGTTTCTGA
- a CDS encoding N-acetylneuraminate synthase family protein — MDIVELEKGHPDAENKIKDLAKECGNQTEIIRGAAVSDTIHFIGDTRKISEKEGYVKELPGVIKIWNVSIPYKNIAKTAAGKNGEVVHRATRIVEVKGPDGLVRKFGTGKHIFIVGPDSPQTYEQTLTIAKQAVELGKKYNILDRIIFRGGAFKPRTRPTDWRGLGWEGIEMMDKVKAETGLPYVTEVMDHTMAEEVAKHADMIQIGTRNAQDFELLEAVGRTGKPVILKRGFGNEAVEWFSAAEYIANQGNLNIILCERGVKTLFIKEGYCRNTPDLNVITHVKNQTILPVIYDPSHVAGDDKIVISNLLASLPFNPDGSITETLHVEEFRKEQMCDAAQALLMSIYEKAVQSILKYEETIRPITDEADSYFVKRKSGK, encoded by the coding sequence GTGGACATAGTTGAGTTGGAAAAGGGTCATCCGGATGCGGAGAACAAAATTAAAGATTTGGCAAAAGAGTGCGGGAATCAAACTGAGATTATCCGTGGTGCTGCGGTATCTGACACGATCCATTTTATAGGAGATACGCGTAAAATTTCCGAAAAAGAAGGTTATGTCAAAGAACTTCCCGGAGTGATTAAAATCTGGAACGTGTCCATTCCTTATAAAAACATCGCAAAAACTGCGGCAGGAAAAAATGGAGAAGTGGTTCATAGAGCCACTCGAATTGTGGAAGTCAAAGGCCCAGACGGATTAGTCCGTAAATTTGGAACCGGAAAACATATCTTTATCGTGGGACCGGACTCTCCGCAAACCTATGAACAAACTCTAACAATTGCAAAACAAGCGGTTGAACTCGGAAAAAAATACAACATTTTAGATAGAATCATCTTTCGAGGGGGAGCTTTCAAACCTCGTACTCGTCCGACCGATTGGAGAGGGCTCGGTTGGGAAGGAATCGAGATGATGGATAAGGTCAAGGCGGAAACCGGATTGCCTTATGTGACCGAAGTGATGGATCATACAATGGCGGAAGAAGTCGCTAAACACGCGGATATGATTCAGATCGGAACTAGAAACGCTCAAGACTTTGAACTTTTAGAAGCCGTGGGAAGAACCGGAAAACCTGTAATTCTGAAACGAGGTTTTGGAAATGAGGCGGTAGAATGGTTTTCTGCTGCTGAATACATTGCTAATCAAGGAAATTTGAATATTATACTTTGTGAAAGGGGAGTTAAGACTCTTTTTATCAAGGAAGGTTATTGTAGAAACACACCCGATTTGAATGTGATCACTCACGTAAAGAATCAGACGATTTTGCCTGTAATCTATGATCCTTCTCACGTTGCGGGAGATGATAAGATCGTGATTTCCAATCTTCTTGCTTCTCTTCCGTTTAATCCGGATGGTTCCATTACGGAAACTCTTCACGTAGAAGAATTCAGAAAAGAACAGATGTGTGATGCGGCTCAGGCTCTTCTCATGAGTATTTACGAAAAGGCGGTTCAATCGATTTTGAAATACGAGGAAACGATTCGTCCGATTACAGATGAGGCAGATTCTTATTTTGTGAAGCGGAAGTCGGGAAAGTAA
- a CDS encoding MATE family efflux transporter, producing MRTLHHLVHTFYRNIRPSLLNSMILKLAVPVVFGMLSQTVVWVTDTMMVGRLGKHSIASIGIGGIAHFTVLAFLMGFSMGIQVIVARRFGEKNDSEIGKIGITALYLVIVFGSILSIGGAMISEWLMNLLNKDEIVRKLSSEYLYFRFLGTIFFFLLFTTRAFTDGLGITTAGLASMIITCFTNIFLNWMLIYGNLGFEPMGVKGAAIASSLAGGAGLFAFPFYFYLKGLGKYFSHISWAFSWNHFREILKASTAPALAELLNNISFMIFTEFATIVGTTALAVTNMLFSTLSLSFLPGYAFGIAATTILGQALGAGKPKLAYHGAFRSAFFAACVMGSMGLVFIFWGKDMLSFYTKDQELIEEAYSPLLILGMIQIVDAYHMVIACALRGAGLQDFVFRAYTAASYLVFLPSAYFMGVYLGMGSTGLWSGIVAWVLVLASVFVVRFRRRDWIQNPV from the coding sequence GTGAGAACTTTACATCATTTAGTTCATACTTTTTATAGAAACATACGTCCGAGTCTTTTAAATTCCATGATCTTAAAACTCGCGGTGCCAGTTGTGTTCGGGATGCTCAGCCAAACGGTGGTTTGGGTGACCGATACAATGATGGTAGGAAGACTTGGGAAACATTCTATTGCTTCAATTGGAATCGGAGGAATTGCACATTTTACTGTACTTGCGTTTCTGATGGGATTTTCGATGGGAATACAAGTAATCGTAGCCAGGAGATTTGGAGAAAAAAACGATTCTGAAATCGGAAAGATTGGAATCACTGCTTTGTATCTTGTGATCGTATTTGGAAGCATTTTATCGATCGGAGGGGCCATGATCAGCGAATGGTTGATGAACCTTCTTAATAAGGACGAAATCGTAAGAAAACTTTCCAGCGAATATTTATACTTCCGTTTTTTAGGGACTATTTTTTTCTTTTTACTATTTACTACAAGAGCCTTTACCGATGGATTGGGGATCACTACTGCAGGTCTTGCATCCATGATTATAACATGTTTTACGAATATATTTTTAAATTGGATGTTGATCTACGGGAACTTAGGTTTTGAACCTATGGGAGTTAAAGGAGCAGCTATTGCTTCTTCTTTGGCGGGAGGGGCGGGATTATTTGCGTTCCCTTTTTACTTTTATTTAAAAGGTTTAGGAAAGTATTTTTCTCATATATCTTGGGCGTTTAGTTGGAATCATTTTCGGGAAATCTTAAAGGCGAGTACGGCGCCTGCACTTGCAGAACTTCTAAATAACATTTCCTTTATGATCTTTACGGAGTTTGCTACAATCGTGGGAACAACCGCGTTAGCCGTAACCAATATGCTTTTTAGTACTTTGAGTCTTTCCTTTTTACCCGGATACGCATTTGGAATTGCTGCGACGACTATACTTGGACAAGCTTTGGGAGCGGGAAAACCAAAACTTGCTTATCACGGAGCATTTCGATCCGCTTTTTTTGCCGCTTGTGTTATGGGAAGTATGGGACTTGTTTTTATTTTTTGGGGAAAAGACATGTTGTCCTTTTATACGAAGGATCAGGAACTGATTGAAGAAGCGTATTCTCCTTTGTTAATATTAGGAATGATTCAAATTGTGGACGCTTATCATATGGTGATCGCTTGTGCTCTTCGTGGTGCGGGACTTCAAGACTTTGTATTTCGTGCATATACGGCCGCGTCTTATTTAGTGTTTTTACCTTCTGCTTACTTTATGGGAGTTTATTTAGGAATGGGATCGACTGGATTGTGGTCCGGAATCGTAGCTTGGGTTTTAGTATTAGCTAGTGTGTTCGTAGTTCGATTTAGAAGAAGGGATTGGATTCAAAATCCAGTTTAA
- a CDS encoding adenosine deaminase, with protein sequence MKPYADLHNHLYGSITSEFLYELGKSNPSPRWEIFTNSYLQCFGKKISTETFFQDYQDPDYFRKLYQFNHKGPFTEFQAKFNLIIALSKFDPAEISLVATRIVENQFLQGVTYGEYRLMYSPLETELGIYEKTLAACEGLALGEEKTGGLAKGKLVISLHRDGDVFQEYSIYKNLMEKNSLIRDYLVGLDFCYIEEGFPPKEKRNFFREVNKDNQAEKDTALAILYHVGESFQDKSILSASRWVLESAEWGVHRLGHAIALGLHPSEKMKDKITEPKSERLDQLQLYYDRKEELDFYFEVPSREKIGNEIDSLKHKETVKFNINPSFLEECIGFQNYCISKIKQTNAIIESCPSSNEYIGMVVNPESHPILRFAKNDMKFTISTDDPGIFGTSIQEEFSKAAKIGLSTEVLETVRRNSFLFTSEILSGKKSSSEFEVLESF encoded by the coding sequence ATGAAACCATACGCAGATCTTCACAATCATCTTTATGGATCGATTACTTCCGAATTTTTATACGAGTTGGGAAAATCCAACCCTTCCCCTCGTTGGGAAATTTTCACCAATTCGTATTTACAATGTTTTGGTAAAAAAATTTCTACAGAAACTTTTTTCCAAGACTATCAAGATCCGGATTATTTCCGCAAACTCTATCAGTTCAATCACAAAGGTCCATTTACCGAATTTCAGGCAAAGTTTAATCTAATCATCGCTTTGTCCAAGTTCGATCCCGCCGAAATATCGTTAGTCGCCACTCGAATTGTAGAAAATCAATTCCTTCAAGGTGTAACTTACGGAGAATATAGATTGATGTATTCTCCTTTGGAAACAGAACTTGGAATCTATGAAAAAACCTTAGCCGCCTGTGAAGGTCTGGCGCTCGGTGAGGAAAAAACCGGCGGTCTTGCCAAAGGTAAATTGGTAATTTCTTTACACAGAGATGGAGACGTATTCCAAGAATATTCAATTTACAAAAATCTTATGGAAAAAAATTCACTGATTAGAGATTACTTAGTAGGATTAGATTTTTGTTATATAGAAGAAGGTTTTCCTCCCAAGGAGAAAAGAAATTTTTTCCGGGAAGTAAATAAAGACAACCAAGCCGAAAAAGACACGGCACTTGCAATTCTTTATCACGTAGGAGAAAGTTTTCAAGATAAGTCGATTTTATCTGCGTCTAGATGGGTTTTAGAATCTGCAGAATGGGGAGTCCATCGCCTTGGACACGCGATCGCTCTCGGACTTCATCCTTCTGAAAAAATGAAAGATAAAATTACGGAACCCAAATCGGAAAGACTGGACCAACTTCAATTATACTATGATCGAAAAGAGGAATTAGATTTTTATTTTGAAGTTCCTTCGAGAGAAAAAATCGGAAACGAAATCGATTCTCTCAAACATAAGGAAACTGTAAAATTCAATATTAACCCTTCTTTTTTAGAGGAATGTATTGGCTTTCAAAATTACTGCATTTCTAAAATCAAACAGACAAACGCGATTATCGAATCCTGTCCCAGTTCGAACGAATATATAGGAATGGTAGTCAATCCGGAATCTCATCCGATCCTTCGTTTCGCAAAGAATGATATGAAATTTACGATCTCTACGGATGATCCCGGAATTTTCGGAACCTCGATTCAAGAAGAATTTTCTAAGGCGGCAAAAATCGGTCTTAGCACCGAAGTCTTGGAAACGGTCAGACGGAATTCTTTTTTATTTACTTCGGAAATTCTAAGCGGAAAAAAATCGTCTTCTGAATTCGAAGTTTTAGAAAGTTTTTAA
- the fcpA gene encoding flagellar coiling protein FcpA produces MKVMKSIFILLAVLGLNLSVLAQQNNQGGNQQANESVEKIDELLKGELVPEDDDKNLTEEQKRRKKAIQEQEALWKNPDFKGYDKNFQELHQLSKAFANNKFRLALSNYQSGVNTILKMREAIEQYRKEEAEKKRLDEKWYWQKVDRKAREDRVVSRDKLVAKQQALNYFTKAINHLDEIKNPDLRERPEFKRLLSDTYRSWILTEYDLQNLPQCIPILELYIEIDENEKEYPAHKYLASCYAFEENMIKKNGGASEDQMFKYRYKKNVHLLRATELKYGKDSPEYKHIVNLVNKDEVISVRP; encoded by the coding sequence ATGAAGGTGATGAAAAGCATATTCATTCTTCTGGCCGTGCTGGGACTCAACCTGTCTGTTTTAGCTCAGCAAAACAATCAGGGCGGTAATCAGCAAGCCAACGAATCTGTAGAAAAAATTGATGAGCTGTTAAAAGGCGAGTTGGTTCCCGAAGACGATGACAAAAACCTCACGGAAGAGCAGAAACGTCGTAAAAAAGCAATTCAGGAACAAGAAGCTCTGTGGAAAAACCCTGATTTTAAGGGCTATGATAAAAATTTCCAAGAACTCCACCAACTCTCCAAAGCATTCGCGAACAACAAATTTAGGTTGGCATTATCTAATTACCAATCGGGCGTTAACACGATTCTTAAAATGAGAGAAGCCATAGAACAGTACCGCAAAGAAGAAGCTGAAAAAAAGCGTCTCGATGAGAAGTGGTACTGGCAAAAAGTAGATCGTAAGGCGAGAGAAGACCGTGTCGTTTCTAGAGACAAACTAGTTGCTAAACAACAGGCTTTAAATTATTTCACCAAGGCGATCAATCATTTGGATGAAATCAAAAACCCAGACTTGAGAGAAAGACCGGAGTTCAAAAGACTTCTTTCTGATACTTATAGATCTTGGATCCTTACTGAATATGATTTACAAAATCTTCCTCAGTGTATCCCCATTCTCGAACTCTATATCGAGATCGATGAAAACGAAAAGGAATATCCTGCTCATAAGTATCTAGCAAGTTGTTACGCTTTCGAGGAGAACATGATCAAAAAGAACGGCGGGGCATCCGAAGATCAGATGTTCAAATACCGTTATAAGAAAAACGTTCACCTTTTGAGAGCTACTGAATTGAAGTATGGAAAAGATTCTCCTGAATACAAACACATCGTTAATCTTGTTAACAAGGACGAAGTGATTTCGGTTAGACCTTAA
- the galE gene encoding UDP-glucose 4-epimerase GalE encodes MITGGAGYIGSHVVALLLEKKHELIIVDNLEKGNKSNLFSGPQLIEGNIQDDFVLEQAFSKPIDAVFHFAAWKAAGESMTDPSKYALNNINGTLKLLAYMEKAGTNKFIFSSSAAVYGSPEYLPIDEKHSVHPENYYGYTKLAIEQNLKWYETLKGFRFAALRYFNAAGYDPKGRVRGLERTPANLLPIIMEAAVGMRKDFEVFGTDYETPDGSCIRDYIHVTDLANAHVLSLEYLDSEKKSLTVNLGSEKGYSVLEVVRLAEEVVGRSIPHKISGRRAGDPAKLLASSAMAQRLLQWAPEYSEAKTLLKTMWDVYQNPA; translated from the coding sequence TTGATTACAGGAGGGGCCGGTTATATAGGAAGTCATGTAGTTGCCCTTCTTCTTGAAAAAAAACACGAACTTATAATCGTAGATAATCTCGAAAAAGGAAACAAATCGAATCTTTTTTCTGGACCACAATTGATTGAGGGAAATATCCAAGACGATTTTGTGTTAGAACAAGCGTTTTCAAAACCTATCGACGCGGTTTTTCATTTTGCTGCGTGGAAGGCCGCAGGCGAATCTATGACTGATCCTTCTAAATACGCTTTGAATAATATCAACGGAACTCTCAAACTTCTTGCCTATATGGAAAAAGCCGGAACGAATAAGTTTATCTTTTCCTCTTCTGCGGCGGTTTATGGTTCTCCGGAATATCTTCCTATCGATGAAAAACATTCAGTTCATCCGGAAAATTATTACGGTTATACAAAACTTGCGATCGAACAAAACTTAAAATGGTACGAGACTCTCAAAGGATTTAGATTTGCTGCATTACGTTATTTTAATGCTGCCGGTTATGATCCGAAAGGAAGAGTTAGAGGATTAGAAAGAACTCCTGCAAATCTTCTTCCTATTATTATGGAAGCCGCAGTAGGAATGAGAAAAGATTTTGAAGTATTCGGCACGGATTATGAAACTCCGGACGGAAGTTGTATACGTGATTATATTCATGTAACCGACTTGGCAAATGCGCACGTTTTGAGTTTGGAATATTTAGATTCCGAAAAAAAATCTCTCACGGTCAATTTAGGTTCTGAAAAAGGGTATTCTGTTTTAGAAGTGGTTCGTCTTGCAGAAGAGGTGGTCGGAAGATCGATTCCTCATAAAATTTCAGGGAGAAGGGCGGGAGATCCCGCAAAACTTTTGGCTTCTTCTGCAATGGCTCAACGTCTATTACAATGGGCTCCAGAATACAGCGAAGCCAAAACACTTCTTAAAACGATGTGGGACGTATATCAAAATCCGGCTTAA
- the lpxA gene encoding acyl-ACP--UDP-N-acetylglucosamine O-acyltransferase, whose translation MKIHPTAIIDPKAELHESVEVGPYSIIEGNVSIQEGTIIESHVKICAGSEIGKFNRFHQGAVIGVMPQDLGFNQQLLTKTVIGDHNIFREYSNIHKGTKEDSPTVIGNKNYFMGNSHVGHDCILGNNNILTHGCVLAGHVTLGNFSFISGLVAVHQFCFVGDYAMVAGLAKVVQDVPPYSTVDGNPSTVVGLNSVGMKRAGFSPDVRNAIKHAYKVIYHSGISTRKALDELEASGNLIEQVKYIIKFFRDSDRGVTNHR comes from the coding sequence ATGAAAATACATCCGACTGCTATTATCGATCCAAAGGCGGAATTACACGAGTCCGTAGAGGTCGGTCCTTATTCCATTATCGAAGGAAATGTTTCGATTCAAGAAGGTACTATAATTGAAAGTCATGTAAAGATTTGTGCTGGTTCTGAAATTGGAAAATTCAATCGTTTTCACCAAGGTGCAGTGATCGGAGTGATGCCTCAGGATTTGGGATTTAACCAACAGCTTTTAACTAAAACGGTTATCGGTGATCATAACATTTTTCGAGAATATTCTAACATTCATAAGGGAACAAAAGAAGATTCTCCAACTGTGATCGGAAATAAAAACTACTTCATGGGAAATTCTCACGTAGGCCACGATTGTATTCTTGGAAATAATAATATTCTTACTCATGGATGTGTGTTGGCCGGTCACGTGACTCTGGGTAATTTTTCGTTTATTTCCGGTTTGGTGGCAGTACATCAGTTTTGTTTTGTTGGAGATTATGCGATGGTTGCAGGACTTGCCAAGGTCGTTCAAGACGTTCCTCCTTATTCCACCGTCGATGGAAATCCAAGTACTGTCGTCGGACTAAATAGTGTAGGAATGAAACGGGCCGGTTTTTCTCCGGATGTAAGAAACGCGATCAAACACGCTTATAAAGTTATCTATCATTCCGGAATTTCGACAAGAAAAGCTTTGGACGAGTTGGAAGCTTCTGGAAACTTGATCGAACAAGTTAAGTATATTATAAAATTCTTTAGAGATAGCGATCGGGGAGTGACGAATCACAGGTGA